The Camelina sativa cultivar DH55 chromosome 18, Cs, whole genome shotgun sequence DNA window NNNNNNNNNNNNNNNNNNNNNNNNNNNNNNNNNNNNNNNNNNNNNNNNNNNNNNNNNNNNNNNNNNNNNNNNNNNNNNNNNNNNNNNNNNNNNNNNNNNNNNNNNNNNNNNNNNNNNNNNNNNNNNNNNNNNNNNNNNNNNNNNNNNNNNNNNNNNNNNNNNNNNNNNNNNNNNNNNNNNNNNNNNNNNNNNNNNNNNNNNNNNNNNNNNNNNNNNNNNNNNNNNNNNNNNNNNNNNNNNNNNNNNNNNNNNNNNNNNNNNNNNNNNNNNNNNNNNNNNNNNNNNNNNNNNNNNNNNNNNNNNNNNNNNNNNNNNNNNNNNNNNNNNNNNNNNNNNNNNNNNNNNNNNNNNNNNNNNNNNNNNNNNNNNNNNNNNNNNNNNNNNNNNNNNNNNNNNNNNNNNNNNNNNNNNNNNNNNNNNNNNNNNNNNNNNNNNNNNNNNNNNNNNNNNNNNNNNNNNNNNNNNNNNNNNNNNNNNNNNNNNNNNNNNNNNNNNNNNNNNNNNNNNNNNNNNNNNNNNNNNNNNNNNNNNNNNNNNNNNNNNNNNNNNNNNNNNNNNNNNNNNNCTACACGACCGTAGACTTTAAACCACCACCATTCAGAGATTCTcttgtctttcttttgtttgagttttgaatGTTGTTGTCTTGTCTTTCTCTTGTCATTTTGTTGACGTAGAATGTTTGCGTTTTGTTTCATGTGTAGAGCTTGATTTCAGATGGAGATGGTGAAAAAGCATTGAGGGAAACAATGATGTCAGATACATTTTAGAAGAAGACTTTAGAAGACAacttaaaacaataatattattttttggattatttgtttttaaaatttttggttttcaaaatctaAATAGAGACATATACCATGTTTATCATAAACagtttatgtataaaattacacaagttttgatgattttgtaaaattatacatagtctgatgatgataaaaatggATCAACTAATTTAACCCATTAATCCATTAAGCTTAAATGGGTTATGATTTGATCCAAACCATTTGCTAAATGAGTTGGGTTGAATCATTACCCATTAAACACTAAAACTCAATTGTTAtgagttggtttggttttgtttaaccAATTTGACATCTCTAACCAAAACCAATTGCAACAAAAGTAGgaatttcaaagtaaaattcAATGAGCCAAACTCCAACCGAAAAACACAAGTTTGAAGCTTTCTTCTTTATCGGAATTATCCAGCGAGTTCTTGAGATGGGTTTACATCTTATTGTAAGACTCTCGCTGGGAGGGTTTGTTATAATGCCATCTGAGCTCATTTCCCTAGTTATTTGGGGCAGAGTAAGAGGAGTGATCTATGTATTAAATCAATTCCTACAAAACTCATGCTATTATATAGTATAGTTTTCTTTTAGTTAtctaattttacaaaactattacttttatataGTTAACCTTGaccatttatatttatattgcttttttataacatgaaataatgtatattaatttttgtatttttctgtcaactaaaatttcaaagcTCTGATCTTTATCCAAAATCCTAATGACTTAAGAAATGCACTCAACGTGTCGTCCAAGGCTTTCCTCTCTCTGCcacctcctctgtttctttcccTAACAATTTTCCTCTCTCCACTATCATACTCTGCCTCAGTCGCTACAATTTCTCCTTTGACTCTGCTGCCTCTTACTCTTGCTTTAGAAAAGGTAAGCTTTTAGTTTCTTCTATTACGGGACTGTCAGAGTTTAGATGCCGCTTAAGTAAAAGCTATAATCATCTTGGTTCAATAtgggaactttttttttcttcttgttttttttttagttgaagaGAAATGGATCTTGGAGGTTTGGTATCTGGATTGGTCTCATCGTCAGTTTATCTTATGACCAGACCTATCTTTCTCTGCATACACGCATGTGTGTTTTGTATTAGAACAGCTCTTGTTACAACCTTTGTCTCTACTGATATGGTGACTTCCGCAATCTGGTTCAACTTAAGTATGTTGTGGAGAGCTGTGTGGGGAACAATCTGGGGATCTATTCTCCTCGTTACGTTCCCGATTCGCTTCTTCGCTTCTATACCAAGGGAAAGACTGGTTCGTTTTGGTTTCCAAACCTTTTCTTGTATCCAGTTTTAATAATCTTTGattgattcttaaaaaaaaaaacgaatactCACTTTGATTGAACGTGCAAGATTTGGTAATGATCCTAGAGATTTATGCGCATTTTGGTTATTTTAGCAATCTTTTGATTAATGATCCTTAAGATTAAGCCAACTTTGATTGTCTCAGCCATCTTTGATTGATTCTGAACTATAGGAATTCACTCTTGAATGAATTTGCTTAGAGAGTTATGCGAATTTCGTAAGAAAATTGagcattttgagtttttttttttacagtagCCTTTTGAAAAGTCCATAAGATTGTGTACATTCCAATTAAGATCCTTTGTATTTTACAGCTTGAGCAGAGTCTTTATGAGTTGCGGTATGAGCTAGAGAGTCTTGAATTGAATAGAAAAGAAATAGAGGAGACTCTTCGGGAAGCAATAAAAGAATATCGAATCATGGAACGCGACTTAGATGAACTAGAAGATGAACATGATGAAGCCATTTCCAAAATAGAAAATCTAGAGGCGGAGGTATCAAAACAACTTGTTGCATAAGCATAaccaatatatacatatgttctAAACATTTGGGTTGTGACAGCTGCAAGAACTAAAGAAGGAAAATTTTCAACTGAAGGAAGGTACTGGAAAAGACTATTGGAGCAAGAAAGGTAAGGTTAAACCCAAGGAAGAATCGAGTGAAATCCGTAATATACCGAAACCAAAGAATATCCCTTATGATTTAAAGGGAAAAGCCGAGTTTACATCAGTTAAATCACCTCTTTACCCATTTGCTAAATCGACAATCCCAAAAGAGGAAGAATTAACACCAAGGGTCCTTGGTTTAGAGAGGAACATTGCGGTTTCAAGAAGCATATTCAGCGCGATGCTCGCGCTCGTGGTGGGTATAGTAATGTATGAAGCCAAAGAACAAGAACTGTGTACTCCACTCATAGGTGCACTCTTCACCGTGGTTGGTATCTCCTTGAGAAGTGTGGTTCAGTTTTTCTCTACGGTTAAGGATAAACCGGCTTTAGATGCAGTTGCTCTTATGAGTCTCAATTGGTTTATCGTCGGTACTCTTACTTACCCGACTCTACCAAGAGTTGCTAGAGTTGTGATCCCACGAGTCGTTAGCACCACCGGCTATGTCTTCACTTTGCTCCGTGGTGGCTCAGTCCCCACGCCACCTGAGCTTGTGAACTATGTTGGTTAAGCAAAATCTTTGTTAAATTGTAATACTTCATTTTCCTATCTTTCGTcaataatgtaaataaaaaaatattattagtcGTTTACCGGCCAAAGCGGACTGAACCGGGATCGCtatgtgtttttttggtaataaataTAAGTTCTTTAGACCAACTCCAGATTCtcttaattaaactaattatattattaatattaaactaattaaatcaATTCATTAACAACTTAAACTAAATCACTCCTCCAATAAATAACTTTTATGATAGTTgcttaattaataaaataatatttattaaacaattttttattaattatcacattttaataatttatgaaataatcaaaacaaaaaaatagttttttaattatttataatacatgaaaaaacaacattattttacataattcataaatatgaaacatattatacaaaatcgaaaaatacaaacataaaattttaaatagaaaaaatgaaattggCTCTATTTTTGGtttgcaccaaatttttgccagatatgcttcaccaaatcttttttaaatGATCATGCACGTCTGTATCTTGAACGTCATTTTGAATGTGCATCATATTATTGAGATTTTTTGGCATATTTGTAGAATATGATAAATCCACACGAGAAGTTTCGCTTCCTTCTCCTTCATAGAACTCTGATGGATTGTAGAAATTGTAttcatgtcgttcgtcttccactatcatattatgcaatatgatacatgctctTATTATTttgcctatttttttttattccaaaaaagtGTGGGATTTTTCACgattgcaaatcgagcttgcaagactccaaatgcacgttCTACATCTTTCTGGCATGCTTCTTGACATTGAGCAAAGAGTTTTGCTTTTTGACCTTGTGGAAGTGTAATTAATTGGATGAAAGCTGCACATTTGGGATAGATACCGTCAGTGAGGTAGTACGCCATTTTGTATTGTCGTCCATTGACAACATAGGTAACTCTCAGAGCTCGGCCCTCTACAATATCATCAAACACTGGTGAACGGTCCAAAACATGAATATCATTTAATGTACCTGGTGGTCCGAAAAAAacgtgccaaatccataaatttTGCGATGCCACAGCCTCTAGTACGATTGCCGGTTTTCCAGATCCACGTGCATATTGTCCTTTCCATGccgtgggacaattcttccactcctaAGGCATACAATCTATGC harbors:
- the LOC104760385 gene encoding uncharacterized protein LOC104760385; its protein translation is MDLGGLVSGLVSSSVYLMTRPIFLCIHACVFCIRTALVTTFVSTDMVTSAIWFNLSMLWRAVWGTIWGSILLVTFPIRFFASIPRERLLEQSLYELRYELESLELNRKEIEETLREAIKEYRIMERDLDELEDEHDEAISKIENLEAELQELKKENFQLKEGTGKDYWSKKGKVKPKEESSEIRNIPKPKNIPYDLKGKAEFTSVKSPLYPFAKSTIPKEEELTPRVLGLERNIAVSRSIFSAMLALVVGIVMYEAKEQELCTPLIGALFTVVGISLRSVVQFFSTVKDKPALDAVALMSLNWFIVGTLTYPTLPRVARVVIPRVVSTTGYVFTLLRGGSVPTPPELVNYVG